The Bacillota bacterium genome includes a window with the following:
- a CDS encoding DedA family protein, with protein MGEWIASILQAVLTAMATLGYPGLLVGMALESAGAPLPSEVLLPFAGWLVDQGRMGFLEAALASTVGGAAGYLGLYAVGRYGGRPFVERWGRYVLLKPADLDRAEAWFRRYGPAAVFFARMVPVMRGLISLPAGAARMSPATFTLYSVAGSLPWTVGLLWAGTLLGQHWAAIQPYFHWFTLAVAVLLVAALALWATSRLRSGALRT; from the coding sequence ATGGGCGAGTGGATCGCGAGCATCCTCCAGGCCGTCCTGACGGCCATGGCGACGCTGGGCTACCCGGGCCTGCTGGTGGGGATGGCGCTGGAGAGCGCCGGGGCACCCCTGCCCAGCGAGGTGCTGCTGCCCTTCGCGGGCTGGCTCGTCGACCAGGGGCGGATGGGCTTCCTGGAGGCGGCGCTGGCCTCGACGGTGGGCGGCGCCGCCGGCTACCTGGGCCTCTATGCCGTGGGGCGGTACGGCGGGCGCCCCTTCGTGGAGCGCTGGGGGCGCTACGTGCTCCTCAAGCCCGCCGACCTGGACCGGGCGGAGGCCTGGTTCCGCCGCTACGGCCCGGCCGCCGTCTTCTTCGCCCGCATGGTGCCCGTCATGCGCGGCCTCATCTCGCTGCCGGCCGGCGCGGCGCGCATGTCGCCGGCGACCTTCACCCTCTACTCGGTGGCCGGCTCGCTGCCCTGGACGGTGGGCCTGCTCTGGGCGGGCACGCTGCTGGGCCAGCACTGGGCGGCGATCCAGCCCTACTTCCACTGGTTCACCCTGGCGGTGGCCGTCCTCCTGGTGGCGGCGCTGGCTCTCTGGGCCACCTCCCGCCTCCGCTCGGGCGCGCTCCGCACCTGA
- a CDS encoding YqeG family HAD IIIA-type phosphatase, which produces MGGGGCRASWLVPDEAVERLEQVDPVRLRAMGVRGLIVDLDNTLTDWNAPELPPESRAWLERVRRAGLGVCLLSNNRSGRVLAIARAERLAGGVANAAKPWPGGFRRALACLGLGPAEVAVIGDQLFTDVLGGRLAGCRTVWVRPRSPREFAGTRLLRRLEALWMARLRRLGRLPETGGGPEAAGGGIRSQPDSPAEERR; this is translated from the coding sequence ATGGGGGGAGGGGGGTGCAGGGCTTCCTGGCTCGTGCCGGACGAGGCGGTAGAGCGGCTCGAGCAGGTCGACCCCGTCCGGCTGCGGGCCATGGGCGTGCGCGGCCTCATCGTCGACCTGGACAACACCCTGACCGACTGGAACGCGCCCGAGCTTCCGCCCGAGTCGCGCGCCTGGCTGGAGCGCGTGCGGCGGGCGGGCCTGGGTGTCTGCCTGCTCTCCAACAACCGGAGCGGCCGCGTCCTGGCCATCGCGCGCGCGGAGCGGCTGGCGGGCGGCGTGGCCAACGCGGCCAAGCCCTGGCCCGGCGGCTTCCGCCGCGCGCTGGCCTGCCTGGGGCTCGGGCCGGCGGAGGTGGCCGTCATCGGCGACCAGCTCTTCACCGACGTGCTGGGCGGCCGCCTGGCCGGCTGCCGCACCGTCTGGGTGCGGCCCCGCAGCCCGCGCGAGTTCGCCGGCACGCGCCTCCTCCGCCGCCTGGAGGCGCTCTGGATGGCGCGGCTGCGCCGGCTGGGGCGCCTGCCGGAGACGGGCGGCGGGCCGGAGGCGGCGGGCGGCGGGATCCGGTCCCAACCCGATTCGCCGGCGGAGGAGCGCCGCTAG
- a CDS encoding response regulator transcription factor, protein MARREGLHILVVDDEPAIRQVVHDRLSQEGYRVSAVASAEEALALLERERPDLAIVDLMLPGLDGFTLCERIRERSDLPILVLTARSEEFDKVVGFRLGVDDYVTKPFSPSELALRVQAILRRTCPGREEPERLLRSGPLTVDPARRLVLLDGKVVELSAREFDLLYVLASHPGYVLTREQLLDLVWGSDLAADGNNVTVAISRLREKLSSVRPGFDCIQTVRGVGYRFRVDVEAAAPGLGEAPGAP, encoded by the coding sequence ATGGCGCGTAGGGAGGGCCTGCACATCCTGGTGGTGGACGACGAGCCGGCCATCCGCCAGGTGGTGCACGACCGGCTGAGCCAGGAAGGCTACCGTGTCTCGGCGGTGGCCAGCGCGGAGGAGGCGCTGGCGCTGCTGGAGCGGGAGAGGCCCGACTTGGCCATCGTCGACCTGATGCTGCCGGGGCTCGACGGTTTCACGCTCTGCGAGCGCATCCGGGAACGCTCCGACCTGCCCATCCTGGTCCTGACCGCCCGTTCCGAGGAGTTCGACAAGGTGGTCGGCTTCCGCCTGGGCGTCGACGACTACGTGACCAAGCCCTTCAGCCCCTCCGAGCTGGCGCTCCGCGTCCAGGCCATCCTGCGCCGCACGTGCCCGGGACGGGAGGAGCCGGAGAGGCTCCTCCGCTCGGGCCCGCTCACCGTCGACCCGGCGCGGCGCCTGGTCCTCCTCGACGGGAAGGTGGTGGAGCTCTCGGCGCGCGAGTTCGACCTGCTCTACGTCCTGGCCTCGCATCCGGGCTACGTGCTGACGCGCGAGCAGCTCCTCGACCTGGTCTGGGGCTCGGACCTGGCCGCCGACGGCAACAACGTCACCGTCGCCATCAGCCGCCTGCGCGAGAAGCTGTCGAGCGTCCGCCCCGGCTTCGACTGCATCCAGACGGTCCGCGGCGTCGGCTACCGCTTCCGGGTGGACGTCGAAGCCGCCGCGCCGGGGTTGGGGGAGGCTCCCGGAGCGCCCTGA
- a CDS encoding DUF3365 domain-containing protein, translated as MPGARRSVGWRLVLSLSLALLLVWSVYIWWDARERQAQIRDDLAMRCRLTASQFLAVRAFMAETSPRPSQPQEGESFRHLTPDAVREAIDVSFPGLHGVRIREVWKTPGAGAPAPAADEERALEAFARDAELREVVEEDRSAGLYSYMAPIRVDQGCLRCHGAPAPAAARASAAAPAGGAGGTAPSRPPVFRLGDLAGLIRIDVPLAPFQDRLVHATLGLTAFGAAILLLTVALVTFMVRRTVVAPLGELAEAAARLGQGDLRDPGLSGGALEIGILQQTLNRTAAELRTLYAGLEERVEERTRALREANERLERVNAELARANAAKSEFLARISHELKTPLAAILGYAELLAEGRQGAVTPAQQEYLAGILAHGRALLLSIDRILETTRVESGKVTLRPELVQPQELMARVQAEMAVAAQRKGIRFETDFDEVPAVMADETRVCRTLESLVENAVKFSPPGGRIRLWLRYVASSDSVLAGVEDEGPGIEPDEQERIFEPFEQGRQAGGRGTGLGLSLARRYAELHGGSLWLASLPGRGSTFVLRLPVRQRRRAGGAGERREGADGA; from the coding sequence TTGCCGGGGGCTCGGCGGAGCGTGGGCTGGCGGCTGGTCCTCTCGCTCTCGCTGGCCCTGCTCCTCGTCTGGTCGGTCTACATCTGGTGGGACGCGCGCGAGCGCCAGGCGCAGATCCGCGACGACCTGGCCATGCGCTGCCGCCTGACCGCCTCCCAGTTCCTGGCCGTCCGCGCCTTCATGGCCGAGACCTCCCCGCGCCCCTCCCAGCCCCAGGAAGGCGAGAGCTTCCGCCACCTCACCCCGGACGCAGTGCGCGAGGCGATCGACGTCAGCTTCCCGGGACTGCACGGCGTCCGCATCCGCGAGGTCTGGAAGACGCCGGGCGCGGGCGCGCCCGCGCCGGCGGCCGACGAGGAACGGGCGCTGGAGGCCTTCGCCCGCGACGCGGAGCTGCGCGAGGTGGTGGAGGAGGACCGGTCGGCGGGCCTCTACAGCTACATGGCCCCCATCCGCGTCGACCAGGGCTGCCTGCGCTGCCACGGCGCCCCGGCTCCGGCCGCCGCGCGCGCAAGCGCGGCCGCGCCGGCGGGCGGCGCGGGCGGCACCGCGCCCTCCCGGCCGCCCGTCTTCCGGCTGGGCGACCTGGCCGGGCTCATCCGCATCGACGTACCGCTCGCCCCCTTCCAGGACCGGCTCGTCCACGCCACGCTGGGCCTGACGGCCTTTGGCGCCGCCATCCTGCTGCTGACGGTCGCCCTGGTCACCTTCATGGTCCGGCGGACGGTCGTCGCCCCGCTGGGCGAGCTGGCGGAGGCCGCCGCCCGCCTCGGCCAGGGCGACCTGCGCGACCCCGGCCTCTCCGGCGGCGCCCTGGAGATCGGCATCCTGCAGCAGACGCTCAACCGGACGGCGGCCGAGCTGCGCACGCTCTACGCCGGTCTGGAGGAGCGGGTGGAGGAGCGGACGCGCGCGCTGCGCGAGGCCAACGAGCGGCTGGAGCGGGTCAACGCCGAGCTGGCGCGGGCCAACGCCGCCAAGAGCGAGTTCCTGGCGCGCATCAGCCACGAGCTGAAGACCCCGCTGGCGGCCATCCTCGGCTACGCCGAGCTGCTGGCGGAGGGACGCCAGGGGGCGGTGACGCCGGCGCAGCAGGAGTACCTGGCCGGCATCCTGGCCCACGGCCGGGCGCTTCTGCTCAGCATCGACCGCATCCTGGAGACCACGCGCGTGGAGTCGGGCAAGGTGACGCTCCGCCCGGAGCTGGTCCAGCCGCAGGAGCTGATGGCGCGGGTGCAGGCCGAGATGGCGGTGGCCGCCCAGCGCAAGGGGATCCGCTTCGAGACCGACTTCGACGAGGTGCCGGCGGTGATGGCGGACGAGACGCGGGTCTGCCGCACCCTGGAGAGCCTGGTGGAGAACGCGGTCAAGTTCTCGCCGCCGGGCGGGCGCATCCGCCTCTGGCTCCGCTACGTCGCTTCCTCGGACTCGGTCCTGGCGGGGGTCGAGGACGAGGGACCGGGCATCGAACCCGACGAGCAGGAGCGCATCTTCGAGCCTTTCGAGCAGGGACGCCAGGCCGGGGGCCGCGGCACCGGGCTCGGGCTCAGCCTGGCCCGCCGCTACGCCGAGCTGCATGGCGGCTCGCTCTGGCTGGCCAGCCTGCCCGGCCGGGGCAGCACCTTCGTCCTGCGCCTGCCCGTCCGCCAGCGGCGGCGGGCGGGGGGCGCGGGCGAGAGGAGGGAGGGCGCCGATGGCGCGTAG